A window of Primulina huaijiensis isolate GDHJ02 chromosome 9, ASM1229523v2, whole genome shotgun sequence contains these coding sequences:
- the LOC140984777 gene encoding uncharacterized protein isoform X2, translating into MTPLIGNLSDAYGRKSLLMIPMILSTIPFSILAVKRTTEFFYVYYALKTITSMVCDGGVICLSLGYVADNVSEVKRVSAFGMFSGVISAATVFGTLAARLLPTAQIFQVAAVSSVAAVVYMRIFLKDTARDIEPLEEPILKPGKETTEAGNESLENTETIKKISLPKHIIRLLSSSVTFSLASFVAFFNSLAEAGIQAFLMYFLKARFHFNKDQFADIWLITYITATISNMVLMPVLGSLLGEETLLCLGLFAGFVNMLLDSIAWAPWVPYASALLGLLLSLASPSIRCIISKQVGPYEQGIAQGCILGISALANVASPLIFSPLSALFLSDSAPFNFPGFSILCVGLSWFIGFLLSTMIKILPVLSRRRNQPCTLA; encoded by the exons ATGACGCCGCTGATTGGGAATTTATCCGATGCTTATGGTCGGAAAAGTTTGCTCATGATCCCCATGATCCTCTCCACTATTCCGTTCT CGATATTGGCGGTGAAGAGGACTACTGAATTTTTCTATGTGTACTATGCTTTGAAGACTATAACATCCATGGTTTGCGATGGCGGCGTTATTTGCCTTTCTCTCGGTTATGTG GCGGATAATGTATCGGAGGTGAAGCGTGTTTCTGCTTTTGGAATGTTTTCTGGTGTAATATCTGCTGCAACAGTTTTCGGTACATTAGCCGCTCGATTACTTCCGACTGCTCAAATTTTTCAG GTGGCCGCAGTTTCATCTGTAGCTGCAGTTGTGTACATGAGAATTTTTCTCAAGGATACTGCTCGTGATATTGAACCTCTAGAGGAACCAATCTTGAAGCCAGGGAAGGAAACAACTGAAGCTGGTAATGAATCACTGGAAAACACAGAGACCATCAAGAAAATATCTTTGCCAAAGCATATAATTCGCTTGTTGAGTAGCAG CGTTACATTTTCGCTAGCATCATTTGTTGCTTTCTTCAATAGCCTGGCAGAGGCGGGGATTCAAGCTTTCTTGATG TATTTCTTGAAGGCACGCTTCCACTTCAACAAAGACCAATTTGCTGATATATGGCTCATTACCTACATTACAGCAACCATATCAAAT ATGGTCTTGATGCCCGTTTTGGGTTCACTACTTGGAGAGGAGACATTGCTTTGTTTAGGACTTTTTGCCGGATTTGTTAAT ATGCTACTCGACAGCATAGCTTGGGCACCATGG GTACCTTACGCTTCTGCTTTGTTGGGCCTTCTCCTTAGCCTTGCAAGTCCTAGC ATAAGATGCATTATTTCAAAACAAGTCGGACCCTATGAACAGGGTATCGCTCAAGGATGCATTTTGGGCATATCAGCATTAGCCAATGTCGCATCTCCATTAATTTTCAGTCCTCTTTCAG CATTATTCCTGTCCGATTCCGCTCCATTTAATTTCCCTGGTTTCAGCATTCTTTGCGTTGGTCTTTCTTGG TTCATTGGTTTCCTTTTAAGTACAATGATCAAGATTCTCCCAGTTTTGTCAAGACGACGGAATCAACCATGCACATTGGCCTAA
- the LOC140984849 gene encoding heterodimeric geranylgeranyl pyrophosphate synthase small subunit, chloroplastic, which yields MVFPTITTASPQVPFPKTTSKIIRRPIRCGSGSVSTQFDLKTYWTSLIKEIDQKLDEAIPVQYPQRIYEAMRYSVLAKGAKRSPPVMCVAACEIFGGNRQAAFPTACALEMVHAASLIHDDLPCMDDDPSRRGQPSNHTKFGVDMAILAGDALFPLGFRHIVSHTPTDIIPEARLIRVIAEIARAVGSTGMAAGQFMDLEGGPNAVDFVQEKKFGEMGQCSAVCGGLLAGASDDEIQHLRQYGQAVGVLYQVVDDILEAKSGTGGGEKKRKAKSYVSAYGVEKAIEVAEDLKSQAKRALDGFEKYGERVLPLYSFVDYAADRGFSIGESV from the exons ATGGTGTTCCCTACAATAACCACAGCATCTCCACAGGTTCCCTTCCCGAAGACGACTTCGAAGATCATACGCCGCCCAATCAGGTGCGGCTCCGGTTCGGTTTCTACTCAATTTGATCTCAAAACCTACTGGACCTCTCTGATTAAGGAGATCGACCAGAAACTCGATGAGGCTATTCCAGTGCAGTACCCGCAGCGGATCTATGAAGCCATGCGCTACTCGGTTCTGGCTAAAGGCGCCAAAAGATCGCCGCCGGTCATGTGTGTTGCCGCCTGTGAGATTTTTGGTGGTAATCGCCAAGCCGCCTTCCCCACTGCCTGTGCTCTTGAAATG GTTCATGCTGCTTCGCTTATCCACGATGACTTGCCATGTATGGATGATGACCCATCTCGAAGAGGCCAACCCTCTAATCATACGAAATTTGGAGTTGACATGGCAATACTAGCTGGGGATGCATTGTTCCCTCTTGGTTTCCGCCACATTGTTTCACACACCCCAACAGATATCATCCCTGAGGCTCGCCTCATTCGGGTAATTGCTGAGATTGCAAGAGCAGTTGGGTCCACTGGCATGGCTGCTGGTCAGTTTATGGACCTCGAGGGTGGACCAAATGCAGTTGACTTTGTCCAAGAAAAGAAGTTTGGTGAGATGGGTCAGTGCTCAGCAGTGTGTGGAGGCCTTTTAGCTGGTGCTTCGGATGATGAGATTCAGCATCTGAGACAATATGGCCAGGCTGTGGGTGTTTTGTATCAGGTGGTTGATGATATTCTGGAAGCAAAATCAGGGACGGGGGGTGGCGAGAAAAAAAGGAAAGCTAAAAGTTATGTATCTGCATACGGTGTTGAGAAGGCGATAGAAGTGGCCGAGGATCTGAAGTCTCAAGCTAAAAGGGCTTTGGATGGATTCGAGAAATACGGTGAGAGAGTTCTGCCGTTATACAGTTTTGTAGATTATGCTGCTGATAGAGGTTTTAGCATTGGCGAATCAGTGTAA
- the LOC140984777 gene encoding uncharacterized protein isoform X1: MDNWKNLIHLFVTIFLSYFASLLVNPTIADVTLAAVCPGEDECSLAIYLTGFQQAIAGLGSVIMTPLIGNLSDAYGRKSLLMIPMILSTIPFSILAVKRTTEFFYVYYALKTITSMVCDGGVICLSLGYVADNVSEVKRVSAFGMFSGVISAATVFGTLAARLLPTAQIFQVAAVSSVAAVVYMRIFLKDTARDIEPLEEPILKPGKETTEAGNESLENTETIKKISLPKHIIRLLSSSVTFSLASFVAFFNSLAEAGIQAFLMYFLKARFHFNKDQFADIWLITYITATISNMVLMPVLGSLLGEETLLCLGLFAGFVNMLLDSIAWAPWVPYASALLGLLLSLASPSIRCIISKQVGPYEQGIAQGCILGISALANVASPLIFSPLSALFLSDSAPFNFPGFSILCVGLSWFIGFLLSTMIKILPVLSRRRNQPCTLA, from the exons ATGGATAACTGGAAGAATTTGATCCACCTGTTCGTGACGATATTTCTATCTTATTTCGCGTCTTTACTGGTGAACCCGACGATCGCGGACGTCACCCTGGCTGCTGTTTGCCCCGGAGAAGATGAATGCTCTCTCGCCATATATCTTACAGGCTTCCAGCAGGCG ATTGCAGGATTAGGTTCTGTGATTATGACGCCGCTGATTGGGAATTTATCCGATGCTTATGGTCGGAAAAGTTTGCTCATGATCCCCATGATCCTCTCCACTATTCCGTTCT CGATATTGGCGGTGAAGAGGACTACTGAATTTTTCTATGTGTACTATGCTTTGAAGACTATAACATCCATGGTTTGCGATGGCGGCGTTATTTGCCTTTCTCTCGGTTATGTG GCGGATAATGTATCGGAGGTGAAGCGTGTTTCTGCTTTTGGAATGTTTTCTGGTGTAATATCTGCTGCAACAGTTTTCGGTACATTAGCCGCTCGATTACTTCCGACTGCTCAAATTTTTCAG GTGGCCGCAGTTTCATCTGTAGCTGCAGTTGTGTACATGAGAATTTTTCTCAAGGATACTGCTCGTGATATTGAACCTCTAGAGGAACCAATCTTGAAGCCAGGGAAGGAAACAACTGAAGCTGGTAATGAATCACTGGAAAACACAGAGACCATCAAGAAAATATCTTTGCCAAAGCATATAATTCGCTTGTTGAGTAGCAG CGTTACATTTTCGCTAGCATCATTTGTTGCTTTCTTCAATAGCCTGGCAGAGGCGGGGATTCAAGCTTTCTTGATG TATTTCTTGAAGGCACGCTTCCACTTCAACAAAGACCAATTTGCTGATATATGGCTCATTACCTACATTACAGCAACCATATCAAAT ATGGTCTTGATGCCCGTTTTGGGTTCACTACTTGGAGAGGAGACATTGCTTTGTTTAGGACTTTTTGCCGGATTTGTTAAT ATGCTACTCGACAGCATAGCTTGGGCACCATGG GTACCTTACGCTTCTGCTTTGTTGGGCCTTCTCCTTAGCCTTGCAAGTCCTAGC ATAAGATGCATTATTTCAAAACAAGTCGGACCCTATGAACAGGGTATCGCTCAAGGATGCATTTTGGGCATATCAGCATTAGCCAATGTCGCATCTCCATTAATTTTCAGTCCTCTTTCAG CATTATTCCTGTCCGATTCCGCTCCATTTAATTTCCCTGGTTTCAGCATTCTTTGCGTTGGTCTTTCTTGG TTCATTGGTTTCCTTTTAAGTACAATGATCAAGATTCTCCCAGTTTTGTCAAGACGACGGAATCAACCATGCACATTGGCCTAA
- the LOC140985065 gene encoding serine/threonine-protein kinase STY46-like, translating into MVTEDNESCGSRVVESSPSESRQQRKKVEVYNEVLRRLKEAHHPETHEPAFDDQLWAHFNRLPARYAMDVNVERAEDVITHKRLLHLARDPAERPAFEVRLVHVAPVAEGNIGDSVHSQSPKRGSIHPPPAFGSSPNLEALALEPSNPDRDSAVDGGGKFLRPMHEITFSTEDKPKLLSQLTSFLAEIGLNIQEAHAFSTVDGYSLDVFVVDGWPLEEVEQLRTEVEKQVLKFEKSSWPNPQSLHPLGEREKLEIKCESDHLKIPTDGSDVWEIDPQFLKFESKVASGSYGDLYKGTYCSQEVAIKILKTERLNTELQKEFAQEVYIMRKVRHKNVVQFIGACTKPPNLCIVTEFMSGGSVYDYLHKQRGTFKLPSLLKVAIDVSKGMNYLHQNNIIHRDLKAANLLMDENEVVKVADFGVARVKTETGVMTAETGTYRWMAPEVIEHKPYDHKADVFSFGVVLWELLTGKLPYEYLTPLQAAVGVVQKGLRPTIPKHTNPKLSELLERCWQQDPTLRPDFSELTEILQKISKEVGDDGEGRKEKPGGFFSALRRGHHH; encoded by the exons ATGGTGACGGAAGACAACGAGAGTTGTGGGAGTAGGGTGGTGGAATCGTCGCCGTCGGAGAGTCGTCAGCAGCGGAAGAAGGTGGAGGTTTACAATGAGGTTTTGAGGCGACTCAAGGAAGCCCACCATCCGGAGACGCATGAGCCGGCTTTCGATGATCAGCTGTGGGCGCACTTTAATCGCCTTCCGGCGAG GTATGCGATGGATGTGAATGTGGAAAGGGCGGAGGATGTAATCACTCACAAGCGATTACTGCATCTTGCACGTGATCCTGCTGAACGGCCGGCGTTTGAAGTCCGGCTTGTGCATGTTGCACCTGTCGCTGAAGGGAATATAGGAGATTCAGTCCATTCACAGTCACCAAAAAGGGGGAG CATCCATCCCCCACCTGCTTTTGGTTCTTCTCCAAATCTTGAGGCTCTTGCGCTGGAACCTAGCAATCCAGATAGAGACAGTGCTGTAGATGGTGGAGGCAAGTTTCTAAG GCCCATGCATGAGATTACTTTCTCAACAGAAGATAAACCAAAGCTTCTGAGTCAG CTGACCTCTTTTTTAGCTGAAATTGGGCTTAACATTCAGGAAGCACATGCCTTCTCCACAGTGGATGGCTATTCACTAGATGTCTTTGTTGTTGATGGCTGGCCGCTCGAg GAGGTTGAACAACTTCGAACTGAGGTTGAAAAACAAGTTTTAAAGTTCGAG AAAAGTTCTTGGCCCAATCCACAATCTTTACATCCTCTTGGTGAGCGTGAGAAATTGGAGATCAAATGTGAATCTGATCATTTGAAAATACCTACCGATGGCTCTGATGTCTGGGAGATTGATCcccaatttttgaaatttgaatccaAAGTAGCATCAGGCTCATATGGTGATTT ATATAAAGGTACTTACTGCAGTCAGGAAGTAGCAATCAAAATTCTCAAGACTGAACGATTGAATACAGAATTGCAGAAGGAGTTTGCGCAAGAAGTATATATAATGAG AAAAGTTCGGCACAAAAATGTTGTGCAGTTTATAGGGGCATGTACTAAACCTCCAAACTTGTGCATTGTGACAG AATTCATGTCAGGAGGGAGTGTTTATGATTATTTACACAAGCAAAGGGGTACTTTTAAGCTTCCATCTTTACTCAAAGTAGCAATTGATGTATCCAAGGGGATGAACTATTTGCATCAGAACAATATCATTCACAGAGACCTCAAGGCTGCAAATCTGTTGATGGATGAAAATGAA GTTGTCAAGGTTGCTGACTTCGGGGTGGCCAGAGTGAAAACAGAAACAGGTGTTATGACTGCTGAAACAGGGACATATCGGTGGATGGCTCCTGAG GTCATAGAACACAAACCTTACGACCACAAGGCCGATGTATTTAGCTTTGGCGTAGTTCTATGGGAATTACTCACAGGAAAG CTTCCTTACGAGTACTTGACACCTCTACAAGCGGCAGTTGGAGTTGTCCAAAAGGGCCTGCGGCCAACTATTCCGAAGCACACTAATCCAAAGCTTTCTGAGCTTCTTGAGAGATGTTGGCAGCAAGATCCGACTTTGAGACCCGACTTTTCTGAACTAACAGAAATCTTACAGAAGATATCCAAAGAG GTGGGTGACGATGGAGAAGGCCGAAAGGAGAAACCTGGAGGATTCTTTTCTGCTCTGCGACGAGGACATCACCATTGA